A segment of the Pseudoliparis swirei isolate HS2019 ecotype Mariana Trench chromosome 4, NWPU_hadal_v1, whole genome shotgun sequence genome:
TACGCTTTTAATAGGTTTTTAAAACTGTTTCAAGTAAGAAATATTGAGTTTTGTGTCTAGGAACCGAATAACTTAAGCAAAGTTTCTGAGCTGGCATCTGGACTTTAACTTGTATATAATGACGGCAATGTACACTGTATTTTACGTGTTTTTTATGGGTACATTTTTAGATAAAAAACGTTCATCCAGCTAATCctagaaatgtgtttgttttgaaaatgtctttgtttttaCTCCACATTACAATGGACCATATttttgtatgaatgtatatcTGACTGAAAGATCAGAACCAACGTTTAGTCTGATCCACAACCTCAAcatcgtttttttttctttttataatgtTTAACGCACATTCAAATCCTTCCATAGATCAAATCATGCAGTGAGTACTGTGTGTTGAATTATAAGTGTTGTGTCCCTGTATAGCTGTAAAAGAATGTATTAAGAAAAACAAACCTCTATTCTTTACTTGTCTTTGTTATTGTAACTTTCGTCTTGGAGTTCTGATCACTACAATCAGGGTCGTCACAATAACAGGCTATGCGATTATCATGGCCAACATAAGTCACGTTCATTTTATCGCAATGTCTGTAAAAACGTTTCATTTTATTAACATAAAGCTGATTTCTCAAATGTTGACAGATCAAATCAAAACAATGAGAACGTGAGGACATGAAGATGGACGCGCCGGAAGAAGCAGCATCCATCGGAGTGTTTTATGAAAGATGAGTGGACCCTGTTTTCAGAGGTACCATCTGATAGTCATGTTTTTACTGGAGTATTTAGATGGTTCTTGGTTGCGTCTGGTTTCGTTTGAAAAACAGGTTCATGATTGGATTCTCCTGGTACCAGTCGTACAGCTGTCACAGGGGGCAgtaaaatatgaaaaacaatattttatattcatcacATCCATTTCTCAATATCTTTGTGTAACCGGCTCACAGGAATTATGATGAACTGTAGCTGCATTTAAGTAACGGAATTGTGATGGTTGCTGTCTTCATTTTGGGGAGCATGAATACTTGGGATGTTGGTGGGTGTTTTATTTTCTATGTTTTAGCCTCTTAACTGTCTGAAAAATGGCAAATGCCAGCTTCCCTGAAGAGAAGACATGTTCCACAGCTGATTCAGAGCAGCACCACATGACACCAGAGAGGCTACACTCCCTTGTGTGTTGTGCTCATATTCGTTTCCATCTGCAATTGTATTGCCACAGCTTGAGAGCAGGTGAGAGTCTCTGCCTCAAGCCTCAATGCATCAGATATATTTCTAAAAATAGTTTTGTTAATACGTTAAATTGAGTCAATCTGTATGTAATGAGCTAATACATATACCTGAAGCAAGGTCCTTTAGAAATATGCCAAATGCTCCATTTCTGTTATCATTTGTCCGTGTGTCTCTCAGGACCTCTGTACATTAGTATTCGTGATTTGTTtgaagtataaagcagaataatttttatttttgttgacaATACCAAAATGATCATGCATTCCAGTGATCATCGCCTTTTTCAAACTTGCATATTGGGCCATCTCACTGTCGCATAGAAAACAAGATTTACTATATTTTTACGGTTTCTCtgctcatgttttattaacgatTACGAACAACTGTTTTCCAGAACCCTCTCGCTTATGTTGGGCATGTTGTGATTTGTGGCTGATCTGTTTAGAATGAATGTCAAGTAAATTAGTTTGCTTCCAAACCAAAACTTGTCTTTAGAAATCTATGTTTAACCAGTGTTTTTATGTTCGCCTTATTTCTGTGcactcacaaatacaaatataattcaAAAAACTGCGTCACACAATTTACTCTGTACTTTAATAATTTAAAGGCAGaaaactaaaaagaaaaatcatctCACTCTGCACACGTTTTTTAAGGCAAACCTTTGATCTTCTTCTTTAGTCTGACTGAAagcttgcatttaaaaaaaatctgtacaGACCAGTGTGTACAGTGAGGGAGAGGTGTTTCACAGCGTTGGGGTAATTTAAATGGAAAAAGGAACAactgacagaaatgtatgataAAATATGAATCTAAAATAAtctggttttatttgatttctgcTGTATCGTGTCTATAAATGTCTCATCTGTAAAGATTGTTTTCTAGTCTCACAATTTGCTAGATTTACTGGGACATGTTTCATATCCCTCTGTCACCTCACAAGGTGTCCTTGGGAGGTCATCTTTCTTATCCTCCAGACATCTATTTTATAACACTTTGACCCCTTGAGCCTTGAGTTTACTTTAGCCTTAGAGACGTGGTAGATTGATTTTATCAAATGTGCGGTGTGTGTTTTGATCATTACaatgtatgtgtttatttttcaaagaataaATGCTGTATTgagaatgaatattgtttcaTTATTTTCAAAGTCATGTCACTTTTGTGGCTTTAGATCTTACTCCGCCTGGTAtacctttcctctccttctgtGTGCGTCTAGTGCTCTTTTATTAACATCTTGAGTGCTGCCAGCAACAGCTGCTCATTAAACCTGAGCCCTTGAGCCCTGAAGAATTTATTCGGTGAAACGGAagcattcttttttttcaagttaTGAGATGATTTCTGTTTTAATTCTTTGCAGCAGGTTGTTGATAAATTGTGTCCTactttatatgttcatgttaacatgtattTAGCATCATGAAGCTATAAATGCAAAGAGTCACGTTCATGTGGTAGCCAACTGTCAAACATGCAGTGAGAAATCATCCCAGCTGTCTTCCGGAAGTTTTGGGTCACACAGAATCACTTGTCAGATGTCGAGCAAAATCGCattcaaatataacatttttattttgttcttattttttttctctggaTGGGAATCGGACCCGACAAAACATACAGTGCTTTCAAACTGAATCaaatattgtttatattattattccCTAAATTACCAAAACAGAATATTAGAAATGAGAAGAAGACACCTGCCAGGACCTGAGGTATATTTACTGGcctctgtccatggtgctgaaaccGCTGCGCTGTGCGCGTCAACCAGGTCAAACAAACATGTCTCCCTTTCTCTTTATGAGCAAACACCTCAGTCAGCACGTGTCTCCtgtagtactgtgtgtgtgtgcgtctgcgttTGCGCCTGCGCGCATAAGTGAGACTCACTGAATCATTAAATCTCTCCTACTGCTCTTCAGGCTCCATCCTAATTGGATGTCTGTCAGTTTTGACAAGAGCAGCCCACACTAAACGACTCAAGGTAGAGACGGCCATTTAGTAGACACAGTTCATTGATATAACCTTAAGAGAAAGTGGTGGCAATACACTTCATTTAGTTCTAATTGCTAAAAGGTGGAGAGCACATTTAGACACGAATTATGTCACCGTATAGGCCTAAAACCAGGAGGTGGACGGGACCGCTTCTGCGTAAGAAGGAGTTAAAGATTAACAAGCTTGATGAATATTcgtaatatttttaatttttaaatgtgcCACTCCACAGTTTTTTCATGTACAAAGCAACGAGTGCTTCATGACTGCTTTTCATCCTCctttgctgtaaaaaaaaaatcaaagttaATTGCGGTTCTAAGGTCAAATGCCGAGTGACAAGCTGATAAAAGGCCACACGAAGTGTGGCTGCTCAACAACGCGGTTGTTACGCACAGGGTTTTAAGGGGCACGAGCCACATCCAGCATATAACCTATTTCATCTGCTCATCCACAAAATATAGATTGTTTAATGTGTACAAATGCAAACTTAAAAAACATGTCTTGCCATTCAGTGACTTCAGTGAAAAAAATCCCCGTTATTGAGGAAAGGAATCTCTTCCAATCTCGTCCAGTCTGTGACGTGCTTTCATGCAAGTTGCTCATTAAGAGGGACGTTTGGTTTCTCTGACGTGGGTATCAGTTCTCCGACGGCAACTGACCCCTTATAAGCCTCACAAGTCTCCCGGGAGACCTCCACCGAAGATTCATTTGACTGGTCCGAGGCTCCTATAGTTCTGCTCGTTGTCTTCTGCCTCAAGTGCCCCAGCACATGACTAGAAATACTTGAGGTAAGTTTTGCATGCCTTTTGTCAGCTCTTGTAAACGGGTTAGGCTCGCTTAAATGGTTAATTTATGATTAATATAAGCATGACCCAAATGAAACTATTTAGATGACGGTTCATTATCCTCAATATAATTGCAATACGACTATCTCAAACTTCGCTTGGTTAGGCTATATATTTGGAGCGAATGCTGTGCGTAATTGGAATTTTACGCGCATGTGTGCGGATGTAAGgagatagagaagagagaacacGTTTGATTCAAAAGCACATTTACGAAAAAATAAACaccttttcattattttaacaacaattctcacatattttttttatccatttatatttgttttgggaCTAATACCACACTTGTGTGAATTGACATCGCAAATACATGTAGAAAAAGTAGCTTTTGCTTCGAGGTAAACACGTTCTTTGCGTCTTTGACTGAAGGAATCGAAAACGACATAAAAGAGCCTCAGTTGGTTTTGTGTTACATTTTTGCTTTACGTATCGCGATGATGAAGATTGACGTGCGCCACAAATGACCTGCACCGTGTTGAAAGTAAAATTCCTGGAAAAGCTTTTAGGGCCACAGACGCATatgaaatcaaataaatcaacagAGGGGAATATGTCTTGTGGATCTGTTGTTATTCTAATATACTGTTTCAACCAGTCAAACGTGTTTGTTCAGTTGACCTCCTTATCCAACTTAAACCTGATAAACATGTACACTTTATGTGCATCTCACGCCAACTAAAAATGTCAGATGTTGCAGGAAATGAAATACCAAATGATTGGTTTTATATCGTCATCTTAATATTGCGCCAAGCAGGTCTCCATGCCCTCCCGTTTCTAGCTCAAGACTGGTGCGACAATGACCATCCATGTAGAGGGGCTTGTGGCTATCGCGATCTTCTATCTGCTGATCCTGTTCGTTGGCATCTGGGCGGCATGGAAGAACAAACACTCCGGGGAGGCGGAGGGCACCGACCGCAGTGAAACCATCATGGTCGGAGGGAGAGACATTGGACTATTTGTCGGTGGATTTACCATGACAGGTGAATGATGTCTTTATTATTCACAAGTAGCCTACTGGGATTGTAGTGGCTAATACCGTTTAGAAATCTAAACAAATATCACTTAGGTTTGTTTTGACAAGTTgtatcttttattcttttaacatGTTGAAATTGGATgattggatgttttttttttcggtGTGTAATGTAAGTGTCagtatattttctctttttttactgccaacATTTTGTTAAAACCATCTCTTAATTATCCATTAAAACAAATGccaaatatatgtaatatttcaCTCTGTTTTTCATAGTTTTTCTCTCGTGATTACATGTTTTCTATCATCAGTAAAGAATGACattgcatgtgtctgtgtgtgtgtgtgtgtgtgtgtgtgattttcagCGACCTGGGTTGGAGGAGGATATATAAATGGCACAGCTGAGTATGTTTATCTGCCTGATTATGGCTTGGCTTGGGCTCAAGCTCCCTTTGGATATGCCCTCAGTCTTGTTGTGGGTGAGTAAAACAATGTAAAATACAGGTTGATAGGATGTATGATCAGGAGCATAACGTAGGAATTATGTGTCCTTGTTTCCACATTAATGTACATTTTTTCAAACAGTGCAGATGTCAACCATACCTAGAGGTACACCTGAAGGTGCCTCAGTTCAAAGTGTCCCCTCTTTGTCCCAGGGGGTCTTTTCTTCGCTAAGCCCATGCGCTCTCGAGGTTACGTCACCATGTTGGACCCATTCCAACAGAAGTATGGGAAACGTATGGGAGGCCTCCTCTTCATACCTGCGCTCATGGGAGAGATCTTCTGGTCCGCGGCGATCTTATCCGCCCTCGGTGAGTCATTGGTCCTAACCACATATAAAATGAAAGATGCGTGTGGCCAATAGGATCAAAGTGAGGctttgtctatatatatatatatatatatatatatatgcaataacATTTGCTCATGTGTTTAGGTGCTACTCTGAGTGTCATGGTGGACATCAACATTAAGATATCAGTGGTTATCTCAGCGCTCATTGCAATCTTTTACACCCTGGTTGGAGGACTCTACTCTGTGGCCTACACGGACGTCGTGCAGCTCTTCTGTATCTTTATTGGCCTGGTAGGTTCATGTTGGGCACAAGTTGATAATAGATGCTGAAAAAAATTTGGTCGCACAAAAGATACTTGACCTTGACTTAAAATAGGACAAATCATTCTATGAATAGCGCACAAATGCTGTTTCAAAGGAACATACCGACACAAAATGATACTGCTAAGATTTATTTTGAACACATTGtcaataaattatttaaaataataatttacgGTGGGATGATAACGTGCTTAAAGTTATAATAACCGtgaaacctttttttgtttttctttccggACGCCTTCAGTGGATCAGTGTCCCGTTTGCTTTGACCAACCCTGCGGTGTCGGACATTACCATCACCGCAGTGAAGCAGGTGTACCAGTCGCCCTGGAGAGGCAGCATTCACAAGGGCGACACCTGGGTCTGGATCGACAACTTCTGCCTCCTGGTACCGTCCCCATGCGTTATCCATCCCTCACATCATCAGAATGTAGTCCACTGTGACCAGCAAGGTCTGAAGGTTGATGAAATAATTATCAGTATGCTGGGACCATTTCTCAACAAATGTGTTAGTGTCAACTTTATGAAGTGAAAATGCACTCTCATTGCATTCACTCAACCATTCTCTAGAATTTTCCTGTGTCCACAGGCAGGCActaaggacagaggatgtcTTGTGCTCTACACATCGGAACGCCTTTTAAAGGCACATTTGTGATTCTTTGGGCCACTGTTTGGCTTTAGTTCTGCCAATGTTGTTCACTGGTCTCTCAATGTGCTGCAGATGCTTGGAGGAATACCCTGGCAGGTGTATTTCCAGAGAGTCCTGTCTGCCTCCTCGGCCAACTACGCCCAGGTTCTCTCCTTCCTGGCCGCTTTCGGGTGCCTCGTCATGGCGGTGCCCTCCGTTCTCATCGGGGCCATCGGGGCCTCCACAGGTTAGAGAGCTCGCTCATGAGCCTGCAGacgcagtctgtgtgtgtttgtttcgaAGGGGGACGGCTCTGGATGGGTCCGCGTTGCCCTTAGATCTGAGAGAGCCTGGTAAATAGCAGCTAGTTCACCTCATCCATAATGAAGCAGCAATCCGTTTAATAACCACGCTGGCTGTGTAAATATTACATTAGCGAGACGCAAGGGACCAAATTAGAGGTTTGATCTGATCTCCAGATTTTTAGGCGTCAGATTCCTTGGTGAACATCTTAATACACAACTTTGTTTAGTCTTGTTATAAGATGGAAATCATAAATATGAGCTgccacaaaaaaactttaaagacGATACagcaatattttatattttatgtgtTAAACTTCTTGTAAACGTTGCTTTCTCCCATTATCAGTAGTTTCAGTCTCTAGTTTAATAAGCCTAATATATAtgtcatcatattttattttctaatgATTTTGCATGTTTTGTTGCAGCGTTGACATTTTCATACTGTATATTGAGTAAGCCATGGCTTACATTGTCAGTTTGTCAGTAATATGAATGTTTATTAGCAAATTACCCGATTTCTTTTGTTGAGGaatttgaaaacagttgtccttctctggtggtcaggtggtTATCgctcattatttttattatgataCAGTTGAAGTATAGTGTCCATATTAGATGTGTCATTCATTCTTTCCCTTACTCAGACTGGAACCAGACCAGTTATGGTGCTATTTCTCCGAAAGAGAAGGACCAAGCGGACATGATTCTACCCATCGTGCTCCAACACCTTTGCCCACCATTCGTCTCTTTCTTCGGGCTGGGTGCCGTGTCTGCAGCCGTCATGTCGTCTGCAGACTCCTCCATCCTGTCAGCCAGCTCCATGTTTGCGAGGAACATCTACCAGCTCACCTTCAGACAGTCGGTAAGTACGTTTACACAACATCCATGTTTTTTGTCGCTCTTTGGGGGCTTTTTGGCGGCGGTTCGGCACACCTCACAATCCTGTCCGTGCTCGTCTCTGTCTCCACAGGCGTCTGACCGTGAGATCGTGTGGGTGATGCGTATTACCATCTTTGTATTCGGCGGCCTTGCCACGTTGATGGCGCTGGTGACTGGGACAGTTTACGGCCTCTGGTACCTGAGCTCAGATCTGGTTTACGTCATCATCTTCCCCCAGCTGCTCAGCGTGCTCTTCGTCAAAGGCACCAACACGTACGGCTCCGTGGCCGGCTACCTGTTTGGCATGGTGCTGCGTATAGGTGGGGGAGAACCCTACCTGCAGCTGCCTCCTTTCATTTATTACCCTGGCTGGACCACTGAGCAGAGGATACACCACATCTCTGGAGAAATGGAGGAAGTCGTCATCCAGAAGTTCCCCTTCAAGACCATGTCTATGCTCGCCTCCTTCCTGGGTAACGTCGCTTTCTCCTATCTGACAAAGTACCTGTTTGAGAGCGGCAAGATTTCACACAAATACGACTTTTTCGACGCAGTGCACAGCGGCGAGATCATGGATAAGACGACGCTCGTGACTCGTAGCAACAACATCGGGCTGTCGGAGATGGCGCCCGTCAAACCGCGGCTGAGCGTGAGCTTGGCGGCCGCCTTCACGCGCCGCGACACACTGCCAAAGGaaatggtggtggaggaggaggagttcagcTCTGATTCCTCACACCATGATGAAGAATGACAAACTCTGgacgtgtttttaaaaaaatacactgaACACGAGAGGGAACTGTCGGAGAACTGGTTACTCTGTCAGATCCTCCAAAACGAGGTAAAAGACAAGAAGCCAACGTCCTCCGTTGGGACGATACAAAAGAACCACATCCAGCATGTGGTGATTGGATAACAGCCACATGACAGGATATTTAGTGTAGCAGCTTGCCGATTGTCCGGACATGACGTTCTCTTTCTGTGAAGTACATCAACCATTCACTCATATAGCTCTTATATACAGTTGGGTGTAATTCATATTCATCCTCTCCTGGACTGCTTTCAAGATATAGGTAAAGAAGACGGtctttatataattataatcacATTGTTTATCTCTCAAGAAAAAGCAGATCAAACTCCAGATGAGTGGAGATAAGAGATGCGGGAATTGTTCCTGCCGCAGAAAAGTATTGAAATATATGATCAGAATTATGACAAGGAATGAGCAGATCGCAGGTAGTTGATTAAAACGCCACTCAAAGCACAACCACAGTATGTACCAATTAGATGAAAGCATTAACCGACAAACACTTAAACACCTGAACAGCAATTATTATACAATGTGATTGTGAGAGAGAATTTAAGTAAAATAGATCAACAAATCACAGAAAAGAGGATATTGTACCGCTTTGATATGTCTCAACTAGCCGATACATTTATCTTGCGTATAATTAATATGTAAATAattgggttttgatttgtgacTTAAGTGGCACATTAAACGGACTGTAATGTCATGTCGTGAGATAGTATTAAATAACACCCAAAACTAATGAAGTTTGACGCAGTTTTTTCAGAGGCAATCACATCTCTTAATTATTACTATAAACACATCATGAATCCAGAAAGACACAATCCATGTATCGTGCTGAGCAGAAAATATACAAGCAGTAGTGCCCGTAGTTGACTTGAAGCATTAGCTaataatctctttaatgtcaggTGTAGAAGCAGTTTTAATCATAGGAATCGGTGTAAATTAGTGTTTAAAATGATCTTGTATTCAACTGCCTTAATGAAGCTCATAAAACAGTTTTATTTCCACAGTTGTGACTGAACTCTGGTCGGACTGCAGCGAACAAAGACTTGAAGATGAATGTAACCTCTAGAAAAATATCAAACTATATCAAATCGTGTACTTCCAttgatgtttgtgttgttgttttagtttGTGAAACAGTAACTGTTGCAGAACAATGTGGCGGAAAGTTTTGCTTCACAAATCTgttcttttatttgttgtttatttatgttgtgTCTGTATAAATGtggacatatacatacatacggatatatatatactgtatatatagaaagaaaagaaattatGCTGGTTACAATTATTCAGAAAAGATGCAGtccaaatgtttatttatttttgatgtcataaaaaaatatatatttccggAAAATATATCAATTCTAC
Coding sequences within it:
- the LOC130192930 gene encoding high-affinity choline transporter 1-like — protein: MTIHVEGLVAIAIFYLLILFVGIWAAWKNKHSGEAEGTDRSETIMVGGRDIGLFVGGFTMTATWVGGGYINGTAEYVYLPDYGLAWAQAPFGYALSLVVGGLFFAKPMRSRGYVTMLDPFQQKYGKRMGGLLFIPALMGEIFWSAAILSALGATLSVMVDINIKISVVISALIAIFYTLVGGLYSVAYTDVVQLFCIFIGLWISVPFALTNPAVSDITITAVKQVYQSPWRGSIHKGDTWVWIDNFCLLMLGGIPWQVYFQRVLSASSANYAQVLSFLAAFGCLVMAVPSVLIGAIGASTDWNQTSYGAISPKEKDQADMILPIVLQHLCPPFVSFFGLGAVSAAVMSSADSSILSASSMFARNIYQLTFRQSASDREIVWVMRITIFVFGGLATLMALVTGTVYGLWYLSSDLVYVIIFPQLLSVLFVKGTNTYGSVAGYLFGMVLRIGGGEPYLQLPPFIYYPGWTTEQRIHHISGEMEEVVIQKFPFKTMSMLASFLGNVAFSYLTKYLFESGKISHKYDFFDAVHSGEIMDKTTLVTRSNNIGLSEMAPVKPRLSVSLAAAFTRRDTLPKEMVVEEEEFSSDSSHHDEE